A genome region from Nicotiana tabacum cultivar K326 chromosome 13, ASM71507v2, whole genome shotgun sequence includes the following:
- the LOC107825387 gene encoding uncharacterized protein LOC107825387 isoform X1, which translates to MGYRLHHYNHILPIYYHPFPRLFSFRFNFRVWCCSQSGKNQAQMEQVVVNGSESHLVVVDNPNLLQKKMSAIRLAGPAKLQVIADFDATLTKYWIDGCRGQSSHNLLQQEDPEYNVKRQKLYDYYHPLEFDPAIPLDKKAKLMVEWWEKTHALLIEGGLTYNAIQNSVAKATIAFRDGVTELFELLEEKGVPVLIFSAGLADIIEEVLKQKVHRSFKNVRIVSNKMVFDENGRLQSFKGKTIHVLNKNEHALDMAAPLHDHCDDLNGLGDEKSSLKKRTNVLLLGDHIGDLGMSDGLDYETRISVGFLNDKVENSLESYQKAFDILYLNDSSMHGVVKLASHLCSMESN; encoded by the exons ATGGGTTATCGGCTTCATCATTATAATCACATTCTCCCCATTTATTATCACCCTTTTCCTCGGCTCTTCTCTTTTCGCTTCAATTTCAG GGTGTGGTGTTGCAGCCAGAGTGGTAAAAATCAGGCACAAATGGAGCAAGTAGTTGTTAATGGTTCAGAGTCACATTTAGTTGTTGTGGATAATCCTAATTTGTTGCAAAAGAAAATGTCTGCAATTCGCCTTGCCGGTCCTGCAAAGCTCCAG GTAATTGCAGATTTCGATGCCACATTGACAAAATACTGGATCGATGGTTGTCGAGGCCAAA GCAGTCATAACCTTTTACAGCAGGAGGATCCTGAGTACAATGTCAAGAGGCAGAAGTTATATGATTACTATCATCCCTTAGAATTTGATCCAGCTATTCCCCTTGATAAGAAAGCAAAGCTCATGGTAGAGTG GTGGGAAAAAACACATGCTCTTCTCATTGAAGGAGGCCTTACATACAATGCAATTCAAAATTCAGTGGCTAAAGCCACAATTGCATTCCGAGACGGTGTAACTGAGCTTTTTGAACTTTTAGAG GAAAAAGGTGTACCTGTTCTTATATTCTCTGCAGGTTTAGCTGACATAATAGAGGAG GTGCTGAAGCAGAAAGTTCATAGATCTTTCAAGAACGTTAGAATTGTCTCCAACAAGATGGTGTTTGACGAAAATGGTCGCCTACAGTCatttaaag GTAAGACAATCCATGTACTCAACAAGAATGAGCATGCACTTGACATGGCCGCACCACTTCACGATCACTGCGATGACCTGAATGGACTGGGCGATGAGAAATCTTCATTAAAGAAGAGAACTAATGTGCTACTCCTTGGTGACCACATTGGAGATTTGGGAATGTCAGATGGCTTGGATTATGAAACAAGAATATCTGTGGGTTTTCT GAATGACAAAGTAGAAAACTCTCTAGAAAGCTACCAAAAAGCTTTTGACATTCTGTATCTG AATGATTCATCAATGCACGGAGTAGTCAAGCTAGCGTCTCATCTCTGTTCAATGGAAAGCAATTGA
- the LOC107825387 gene encoding uncharacterized protein LOC107825387 isoform X2 encodes MGYRLHHYNHILPIYYHPFPRLFSFRFNFRVWCCSQSGKNQAQMEQVVVNGSESHLVVVDNPNLLQKKMSAIRLAGPAKLQVIADFDATLTKYWIDGCRGQSSHNLLQQEDPEYNVKRQKLYDYYHPLEFDPAIPLDKKAKLMVEWWEKTHALLIEGGLTYNAIQNSVAKATIAFRDGVTELFELLEEKGVPVLIFSAGLADIIEEVLKQKVHRSFKNVRIVSNKMVFDENGRLQSFKGKTIHVLNKNEHALDMAAPLHDHCDDLNGLGDEKSSLKKRTNVLLLGDHIGDLGMSDGLDYETRISVGFLVFGVQKYEEKMLQL; translated from the exons ATGGGTTATCGGCTTCATCATTATAATCACATTCTCCCCATTTATTATCACCCTTTTCCTCGGCTCTTCTCTTTTCGCTTCAATTTCAG GGTGTGGTGTTGCAGCCAGAGTGGTAAAAATCAGGCACAAATGGAGCAAGTAGTTGTTAATGGTTCAGAGTCACATTTAGTTGTTGTGGATAATCCTAATTTGTTGCAAAAGAAAATGTCTGCAATTCGCCTTGCCGGTCCTGCAAAGCTCCAG GTAATTGCAGATTTCGATGCCACATTGACAAAATACTGGATCGATGGTTGTCGAGGCCAAA GCAGTCATAACCTTTTACAGCAGGAGGATCCTGAGTACAATGTCAAGAGGCAGAAGTTATATGATTACTATCATCCCTTAGAATTTGATCCAGCTATTCCCCTTGATAAGAAAGCAAAGCTCATGGTAGAGTG GTGGGAAAAAACACATGCTCTTCTCATTGAAGGAGGCCTTACATACAATGCAATTCAAAATTCAGTGGCTAAAGCCACAATTGCATTCCGAGACGGTGTAACTGAGCTTTTTGAACTTTTAGAG GAAAAAGGTGTACCTGTTCTTATATTCTCTGCAGGTTTAGCTGACATAATAGAGGAG GTGCTGAAGCAGAAAGTTCATAGATCTTTCAAGAACGTTAGAATTGTCTCCAACAAGATGGTGTTTGACGAAAATGGTCGCCTACAGTCatttaaag GTAAGACAATCCATGTACTCAACAAGAATGAGCATGCACTTGACATGGCCGCACCACTTCACGATCACTGCGATGACCTGAATGGACTGGGCGATGAGAAATCTTCATTAAAGAAGAGAACTAATGTGCTACTCCTTGGTGACCACATTGGAGATTTGGGAATGTCAGATGGCTTGGATTATGAAACAAGAATATCTGTGGGTTTTCT ggtgtttggagtgcaaaaatatgaagaaaagatgCTCCAACTATAG
- the LOC107825387 gene encoding uncharacterized protein LOC107825387 isoform X3 → MGYRLHHYNHILPIYYHPFPRLFSFRFNFRVWCCSQSGKNQAQMEQVVVNGSESHLVVVDNPNLLQKKMSAIRLAGPAKLQVIADFDATLTKYWIDGCRGQSSHNLLQQEDPEYNVKRQKLYDYYHPLEFDPAIPLDKKAKLMVEWWEKTHALLIEGGLTYNAIQNSVAKATIAFRDGVTELFELLEEKGVPVLIFSAGLADIIEEVLKQKVHRSFKNVRIVSNKMVFDENGRLQSFKGKTIHVLNKNEHALDMAAPLHDHCDDLNGLGDEKSSLKKRTNVLLLGDHIGDLGMSDGLDYETRISVGFLYIGS, encoded by the exons ATGGGTTATCGGCTTCATCATTATAATCACATTCTCCCCATTTATTATCACCCTTTTCCTCGGCTCTTCTCTTTTCGCTTCAATTTCAG GGTGTGGTGTTGCAGCCAGAGTGGTAAAAATCAGGCACAAATGGAGCAAGTAGTTGTTAATGGTTCAGAGTCACATTTAGTTGTTGTGGATAATCCTAATTTGTTGCAAAAGAAAATGTCTGCAATTCGCCTTGCCGGTCCTGCAAAGCTCCAG GTAATTGCAGATTTCGATGCCACATTGACAAAATACTGGATCGATGGTTGTCGAGGCCAAA GCAGTCATAACCTTTTACAGCAGGAGGATCCTGAGTACAATGTCAAGAGGCAGAAGTTATATGATTACTATCATCCCTTAGAATTTGATCCAGCTATTCCCCTTGATAAGAAAGCAAAGCTCATGGTAGAGTG GTGGGAAAAAACACATGCTCTTCTCATTGAAGGAGGCCTTACATACAATGCAATTCAAAATTCAGTGGCTAAAGCCACAATTGCATTCCGAGACGGTGTAACTGAGCTTTTTGAACTTTTAGAG GAAAAAGGTGTACCTGTTCTTATATTCTCTGCAGGTTTAGCTGACATAATAGAGGAG GTGCTGAAGCAGAAAGTTCATAGATCTTTCAAGAACGTTAGAATTGTCTCCAACAAGATGGTGTTTGACGAAAATGGTCGCCTACAGTCatttaaag GTAAGACAATCCATGTACTCAACAAGAATGAGCATGCACTTGACATGGCCGCACCACTTCACGATCACTGCGATGACCTGAATGGACTGGGCGATGAGAAATCTTCATTAAAGAAGAGAACTAATGTGCTACTCCTTGGTGACCACATTGGAGATTTGGGAATGTCAGATGGCTTGGATTATGAAACAAGAATATCTGTGGGTTTTCT GTACATAGGTTCCTAA
- the LOC107825390 gene encoding uncharacterized protein LOC107825390 has product MRAMKGKLLKKLKTIKTIGYLKPERILHSNASDGYIQYTSPPHSNSQSHFHSPLTPIQVNENPKKNIQNNVHEQDPEIIDVCELMKDLDDQEMELDDEMDDKENIRPDLKVKKSEPLKENVENFSSLKSKVETFDEKVAPFSELDVLNFRRPDLDSGTLFDPKLLAAFEEAVMVVKAQEAERKAKIEEKIFKPLEEKELEDDEEENEPPLKTRKIEEIIDPLLEFEEKCPPGGCDSVILYTTGLRGIRKTFEECHSIRFLLENFRVIFFERDISMHSEFKEELWRILDGKVVPPRLFIKGRYIGGAEEVLTLHEQGKFRPLLEGIPIDQFQCPCEGCVGMRFIVCFKCNGSQKIVVEDGVEAMKCPECNENGLIVCPYCC; this is encoded by the coding sequence aTGAGGGCTATGAAGGGAAAGCTACTCAAGAAATTGAAGACAATAAAAACAATTGGGTATTTAAAGCCAGAAAGAATCCTCCATTCAAATGCATCAGATGGGTATATTCAGTACACTTCACCACCTCATTCAAATTCTCAATCTCACTTTCACTCTCCACTAACCCCAATTCAGGTCAATGAAAATCCCAAAAAGAATATTCAAAACAATGTACATGAACAAGACCCTGAGATTATTGATGTTTGTGAGCTAATGAAAGATCTTGATGATCAAGAAATGGAGCTCGACGACGAAATGGACGATAAAGAGAACATTAGACCTGATTTAAAGGTGAAAAAGTCTGAACCTTTGAAAGAAAATGTGGAGAATTTCAGCTCATTGAAGTCAAAGGTTGAGACTTTTGATGAGAAAGTTGCTCCTTTTTCAGAACTTGATGTGTTGAATTTTAGGCGGCCGGATTTGGATTCAGGTACTCTTTTTGATCCAAAACTTCTAGCTGCATTTGAGGAAGCAGTAATGGTAGTAAAAGCTCAAGAAGCAGAAAGAAAAGCCAAGATTGAGGAAAAGATTTTCAAACctttagaagaaaaagaattagaaGACGACGAAGAAGAAAATGAACCGCCTTTAAAAACACGGAAAATTGAGGAAATTATAGACCCCTTATTGGAATTTGAAGAGAAATGCCCCCCTGGAGGATGTGATTCAGTAATTCTTTACACAACAGGCCTTAGAGGGATACGAAAAACGTTCGAGGAATGTCATAGTATTCGATTTTTGTTAGAGAATTTTCGTGTTATATTTTTCGAGAGAGATATTTCTATGCATTCGGAGTTTAAGGAAGAATTATGGAGAATTTTGGATGGGAAAGTTGTGCCGCCGAGGCTGTTTATTAAGGGAAGATATATTGGTGGAGCTGAAGAAGTATTGACATTACATGAACAAGGGAAGTTTAGGCCATTACTTGAAGGAATTCCAATTGATCAATTTCAATGTCCATGTGAAGGTTGTGTTGGAATGAGGTTTATTGTGTGTTTTAAGTGTAATGGGAGTCAGAAAATTGTGGTTGAAGATGGGGTTGAGGCAATGAAATGCCCTGAATGTAATGAGAATGGATTGATTGTGTGcccttattgttgttga